A window from Pseudooceanicola algae encodes these proteins:
- a CDS encoding type I secretion system permease/ATPase, producing the protein MTRSQADGRSELRDARRLGRGLFWAAGLFSCFVNLLMLTGPLYMMQVYDRVLNSGSVETLVALTLLAAFLYAIMAALDFARSRLMARAGARFQAALDERVFRAMIRRSAVARDPAAETGRADLESIQKLIGSPLASAAFDLPWTPVFLFGIALFHPWLGTLAISGGLLLVVVALLNQLLTSRPRREAAVAAHGEALLAEEIRTEAGMIQSMGMLGAAFSRWVVARDAALASGVNATEKGSGFSALTKALRMFLQSAMLGLGALLALKGELSPGAMIAGSILLGRALAPIEVGLGQWSLAQRARRGWVSLADLLTRVPPEAEPMPLPRPDARLEVEGLALRVPGVNRSLLRGVSLSVAGGQAVGVIGPSGAGKSTLALALTGAVVPAAGTVRLGGPTLGQYGPDALGQHVGYLPQRVRLFDGTIGQNIARLEIGPDPEKIVAAAKLAAAHELIVNLPDGYDTAVGPDGAGLSGGQLQRIALARALYGDPVVVILDEPNSNLDSEGNNALNAAIRSLKEAGRIVILMAHRPAAIRECDLLLFLENGAQVAFGPRDEILQKFTGGQAAQATPRAVKGGKPT; encoded by the coding sequence ATGACAAGATCCCAGGCCGACGGCCGATCGGAATTGCGCGACGCCCGGCGTCTTGGGCGCGGGTTGTTCTGGGCGGCGGGGCTGTTCAGCTGTTTCGTCAACCTGCTGATGCTGACGGGACCGCTTTACATGATGCAGGTCTACGACCGCGTGCTGAACAGCGGCTCGGTTGAAACCCTTGTCGCGCTCACGCTGCTGGCGGCCTTTCTGTACGCGATCATGGCGGCGCTGGATTTTGCCCGCAGCCGCTTGATGGCGCGCGCAGGGGCGCGGTTCCAGGCCGCCCTTGATGAACGCGTCTTTCGCGCGATGATCCGGCGTTCGGCCGTGGCGCGGGACCCGGCGGCGGAAACCGGGCGCGCGGATCTTGAATCCATCCAGAAGCTGATCGGCTCGCCCTTGGCTTCTGCCGCCTTCGACCTGCCCTGGACGCCCGTTTTCCTGTTCGGCATCGCGCTGTTCCACCCCTGGCTCGGCACCCTGGCGATCTCCGGGGGGCTGTTGCTGGTCGTAGTGGCCTTGCTGAACCAGTTGCTGACCAGCCGCCCGCGCCGCGAAGCCGCCGTCGCCGCCCATGGCGAGGCGCTGCTGGCCGAGGAGATCCGCACCGAGGCGGGCATGATCCAGTCCATGGGCATGCTGGGCGCCGCCTTTTCCCGCTGGGTCGTTGCGCGCGACGCCGCCCTGGCAAGCGGCGTGAATGCGACCGAAAAGGGCAGCGGTTTCTCTGCCCTGACCAAGGCTTTGCGGATGTTCCTGCAATCCGCGATGCTCGGTCTCGGCGCGCTGCTGGCCCTGAAGGGCGAGCTGTCGCCGGGCGCGATGATCGCCGGGTCGATCCTGCTGGGTCGCGCCCTTGCCCCGATCGAGGTCGGGCTGGGCCAATGGTCTCTGGCGCAACGGGCCCGGCGGGGCTGGGTTTCGCTGGCCGATCTGCTGACCCGCGTGCCGCCCGAGGCAGAGCCGATGCCCTTGCCGCGTCCCGATGCCCGGCTCGAGGTCGAAGGCCTTGCCCTGCGCGTTCCCGGCGTGAACCGGTCGCTTTTGCGTGGTGTGTCCCTGAGCGTCGCGGGCGGCCAGGCTGTCGGGGTGATCGGTCCCTCCGGTGCAGGGAAATCCACTTTGGCTCTGGCGCTGACCGGGGCGGTGGTCCCGGCGGCCGGAACCGTGCGTCTTGGCGGGCCGACGCTGGGCCAATACGGGCCGGATGCGCTTGGCCAGCACGTCGGATACCTGCCGCAGCGGGTGCGTCTGTTCGATGGCACCATCGGGCAGAACATCGCCCGGCTCGAAATCGGTCCCGACCCCGAAAAGATCGTCGCCGCCGCCAAGCTGGCCGCAGCGCATGAGCTGATCGTGAACCTGCCCGATGGCTATGATACCGCCGTCGGCCCCGATGGCGCAGGCCTGTCGGGTGGCCAGTTGCAGCGGATCGCCCTGGCCCGCGCGCTTTACGGCGATCCGGTGGTTGTGATCCTTGACGAGCCGAACTCCAACCTCGACAGCGAAGGCAACAATGCCCTCAACGCCGCGATCCGCAGCCTGAAAGAGGCCGGGCGCATCGTAATCCTGATGGCGCATCGCCCGGCGGCGATCCGGGAATGCGATCTGCTGCTGTTCCTTGAAAATGGCGCACAGGTCGCCTTTGGGCCACGCGACGAGATCCTGCAGAAATTCACTGGCGGACAGGCGGCGCAAGCGACCCCCAGGGCCGTCAAAGGCGGAAAACCGACATGA